One segment of Enterobacter ludwigii DNA contains the following:
- a CDS encoding EAL domain-containing protein, translating into MTAQNLTYTPPRLQYLSQDIVGIKLEPIVALSSLRRVGVEVLSVLSETQHSEAFFRHQSADWSITLLEVQLTALKNTPHCNNFFINLPITVLTEPDAFQRLSRIKCPPLNIELVDPSAFLTLSAAQRQTVTRSLLQLIRQGHGIWLDDIDETLIPPFLSCRLPLSGVKIDKDAFWRLRATPALRQLVSRCFQLAGKVLIEGIETEQDCTWALQAGAELGQGYYWPSWTWPED; encoded by the coding sequence GTGACAGCGCAAAACCTGACCTATACGCCCCCCCGGTTACAGTACCTTTCTCAGGACATCGTCGGCATCAAACTTGAGCCCATCGTCGCCCTCTCCTCTTTACGCAGGGTCGGCGTGGAGGTCCTTAGCGTCCTGTCTGAAACGCAGCATAGCGAAGCCTTTTTCCGCCATCAGTCTGCAGACTGGTCGATAACGCTGCTTGAAGTACAGCTCACCGCGTTAAAAAATACCCCGCACTGTAATAATTTTTTCATTAATCTGCCGATAACCGTCCTGACAGAGCCCGACGCTTTTCAGCGGCTTAGCCGGATAAAATGTCCGCCGCTGAATATTGAACTTGTCGACCCCAGTGCTTTTTTAACGCTGTCAGCCGCGCAGAGGCAGACCGTTACCCGGAGCCTGTTGCAGCTCATAAGACAAGGTCACGGTATCTGGCTGGATGACATTGATGAAACACTCATCCCGCCCTTTTTATCCTGCCGGTTACCGTTAAGCGGCGTAAAAATCGATAAGGATGCATTCTGGCGTCTACGCGCCACGCCCGCGCTACGGCAACTGGTGTCCCGGTGCTTTCAGCTTGCCGGGAAAGTGCTTATTGAAGGTATTGAGACTGAGCAGGATTGTACCTGGGCACTGCAGGCAGGCGCAGAACTCGGCCAGGGCTATTACTGGCCGTCCTGGACATGGCCGGAGGATTAA
- a CDS encoding iron ABC transporter substrate-binding protein — translation MNSRLLSCFSLALLSSSLFLSTQAFAADNNEGIVVYNAQHENLVKAWVDGFTKETGIKVTLRNGDDSELGNQLVQEGTASPADVFLTENSPSMVLVDNAKLFAPLDAETLKQVPAEFRPAHGRWIGIAARSTVFVYNPEKLSEQQLPTSLMDLAKPEWKGRWAASPSGADFQAIVSAMLALKGEQATLEWLKAMKTNFVAYKGNSTVMKAVNAGQIDGGVIYHYYRFVDQSKTGENSKNTQLYYFKHQDPGAFVSLSGGGVLASSKHKEQAQAFIKWITGKEGQESLRTNNAFEYAVGVNAASNPKLVPLKDLDAPKVEPSTLNSKKVIELMTQAGLL, via the coding sequence ATGAATTCTCGCCTGTTGTCATGCTTCTCGCTTGCCTTGTTGTCTTCATCTCTTTTCCTTTCCACACAAGCATTTGCCGCTGATAACAACGAAGGTATCGTTGTTTATAACGCGCAGCATGAAAATCTGGTGAAGGCGTGGGTTGACGGTTTTACCAAAGAAACGGGTATTAAGGTGACGCTGCGTAATGGCGATGACAGCGAGCTGGGTAACCAGCTGGTTCAGGAAGGCACGGCATCACCTGCAGACGTGTTTCTGACGGAAAACTCGCCTTCAATGGTTCTGGTGGATAATGCCAAACTGTTCGCGCCACTGGATGCAGAGACCTTGAAGCAGGTGCCTGCGGAATTTCGTCCTGCGCACGGCCGCTGGATCGGGATTGCTGCGCGTAGCACGGTGTTTGTCTATAACCCGGAAAAATTGAGCGAACAGCAATTGCCAACATCGCTGATGGATCTGGCGAAACCTGAGTGGAAAGGCCGCTGGGCGGCATCGCCGTCAGGCGCGGATTTCCAGGCGATCGTGAGTGCGATGCTGGCCCTGAAAGGCGAGCAGGCTACCCTTGAGTGGCTGAAGGCGATGAAAACCAATTTTGTGGCCTACAAAGGTAACAGCACCGTGATGAAAGCCGTTAACGCCGGCCAGATTGATGGCGGTGTGATTTATCACTACTACCGTTTTGTCGATCAGTCCAAAACGGGTGAAAACAGCAAAAACACCCAACTCTACTACTTCAAACATCAGGATCCGGGTGCCTTTGTCAGCCTTTCCGGCGGTGGCGTACTGGCGTCCAGCAAACACAAAGAACAGGCTCAGGCATTCATCAAGTGGATCACCGGTAAAGAAGGTCAGGAGAGCCTGCGCACCAACAACGCGTTTGAATATGCGGTTGGCGTGAACGCGGCCTCTAACCCGAAACTGGTTCCGCTGAAAGATCTGGATGCGCCGAAAGTGGAACCTTCAACGCTTAACAGCAAAAAAGTTATCGAGCTGATGACGCAAGCCGGCCTGCTGTGA